CCGACGCTCCATGTCGAACGCGCCCTGCCCGGCACCGGCACGCCGCTGCGCCTCGCCGATCTGCCGGCGCGCGACGCGATCGACGCCGCGCTCGCGGTGTACCGCCGCACGATGTGGACGCCGTGGTCGCTGGACGAACACCTCCGCCGCCAGACGATCGCGCTCTACAATGCGCTGTTCGCGCTGCGCCAGGCGCTCGACGGCGCCGCCACGCAGCCGGTCGAGCTGGTCGTCGGCATCGGCATCGCGCGCTGGGCGCGCCCTCCGGGTCGGCTGCACCATCCGCTGCTGACCGTCGCGGTCGAACTCGCGCTGGACGACGCGGACCACGCCATCGTGCTGCGCCCGCGCAGCGAGACTCCGCCGTTGCTGGAAACCGCCGCGCTCGACGCGCTCGACGTGACGGGGGTCGATGAATGGCGCGGCGTCGCGCAGGCTCAGCTCGACGCTCTCGCCGGCAGCATCTCCCCGTTCGCGCCCGACGATGTCGCCCCGATCCTGCGCCGCGCGGTCGCGCTGCTCGATCCCGACGGCCATTACCTCCCCGATCTCGGAGAGCGCCCGGCCCCGCCGCCCGGCACGTTGCAGGTCGACGATACGTGGGTGCTGCTGGAGCGTCCGCGCCGCGCGACGCAGTTGATGGAGGACCTGCACCGCTTCCGCCATGCCATCGACGATGCCGTCGATCTGCCCGCGGCAGTGCGCGTGCTGGTCCAGCCGCCCGCCGATGTTCCCGCCTCCGAGGACTATGCGCCGTGCCGTGGCGTCTCGACGATTCCCGGCGTGACCAGCGCCGATGGCACCGGCGACGACCTGTTCTTCCCGCTGCCGTTCAATCGCGAGCAGGTGGAGGTCGTTCGCCGGCTCGGCGTGCGTCCCGGCGTCGTGGTGCAGGGGCCGCCCGGCACCGGCAAGACGCACACGATCGCCAACATCATCAGCCATTATCTCGCCACCGGGAAGCGCGTGCTGGTGACGTCGCAGAAGGCGCCTGCGCTCAAGGTGCTGCGCGACAAGTTGCCGGCCGCGGTCCGGCCGCTCGCGGTCAGCCTGCTGGACAGCGACCGCGACGGATTGAAGCAGTTCCAGGAATCGGTCGACGTCATCGCCGATCGCATCCACCGCACCCGCCCCGCCGATGCCCGGCGGCAGATCGCCGCGCTCGACACGCGAATCGACGCGCTCCACCGCGGGCTGGCGGCGATCGACCGCGAAGTCGACGACATCGGCCGCGGCGCGATGACCGCCGCGACGATCGACGGCGCGACGATCACGCCCGCGGACGCGGCACGGCGCGTGGTCGCGGCCAGCGACGACGCTGCATGGCTGTCCGACCCGCTCGACATCGTCGCCGCGCACGAACCCGCCTTCGACGAGGAAGCCGTCGCGCGCCTGCGCCGCGCCCGCAAGCAGGTCGGCGGCCGCGTCACCGCGCTCGGCGATGCACCGCCGCCTGCCGACCTGCCCGATGCCGCCGCGGTCGCCGCACTCCACCACGATCTGTGCGACGCCAGCACGGTCGCCCGCGCGATCGGCCCCGACGACCGGCTGGCCGGCGATACGGATGCCGCCGCGCTCGACGCCGTTCGCGCGCTGCTCGCCGATCTGCGCGCGGCATGGCGGCGCGCCACCGATCCCGGCGACGCTGCATTGCTCGCGCGCTGGCGGACCGATCGCGACGATCCCGCACTCACCGCGATTGCCGGTCTGGAGGCGGAGGCGATGGCACTGGCGGCGGAGGCGCGACACTTCATCACCCGACCGGTCGCGCTTCCCGCGGACCCCGATCCGGCGCTCCGCGACTGGATCACGCGCCGCGCCGCCGGCGCGGAACCGGGATTGCTCCACAGCCTGTTCGCGCGCCCGGTCGTGGCGCAGCTCGCGGCCGTGCGGCTCAGCGGCCGCGCACCCGGCACCGCCGCGGACTGGGGTGAGGTCGCGCGCTATCTCGCCGCCATCGCCGCGGCAGAGCGACTGTCGGCGGCCTGGAACCACGCCGCCGCGCTGGCCGGTCTCGCCCCCGTCGCCGGCCACGACCCCGCGGTCGCCGAGGCGATGAAGCGCGAACTCGCCCGCGCCGCCGGCTGGCGTGCCGTCGTCGCGCAGGAAGACGCCGCTACGGTTGCCGTCCGTCGCCTCCTGCCGTGTTGGGCCGGCACGCTGGCCGGCGAGGACGCCGCCGCCGGCGCGCTGCTCGACGTCATCGATCGTCACGTGCGGCTGGCGAAGCTGGAGGCGGGGCGGACGACGCTCGCCGCATGGCGTCGCCGGGTCGAAGCGGTCGCAGGCCTTCCCGGCAGCGAATGGCGCGCGATCTTGTCGGAGATGGTCGGGGCACCCGGCATCGACGCTGCGCACCTCGCCCGCCGCTGGCAGGCCGCGCTCGACGAGGCCGCCGCGCTCCGCGCGCTCGCCCCTGCCTTCGCGACGATCCGCGACGTCACCGCCGGCATCGCGGAAAACGGCGCGCCCGCGTGGGCGACGCGCTGCCGGACCGAGCCGGTCACCGGCATCGAAGATCCCGCCACCCCGGCGGACTGGCGCGCGCGCTGGACGCTGCGGCGGCTCGCAACCTGGCTCGCGCGGGTCGATCGCCACGATCGGTTGCGCGCGCTTGGCACCATGCGCAGCGATCACGAACAACAGCTCGCCCGCGCCTATGAGGAAGCGATCGAGGCGCGCACATGGCTCGGGCTGGCGGAAAAGGCGAGCGATCAGGTCCGTGCCGCGCTTGCCGCCTATGCGCAGGCGATGCGCCGGATCGGTCGCGGCACCGGGGTGCGCGCCGCGCGTTACCGGCTCGACGCCCGCGCCGCCGCGGACCGCGCCAAGAACGCGCTGCCGTGCTGGATCATGCCGCATTACCGCGTGTCGGAATCGCTGCCCGCCGAACTCGGGCTGTTCGACCTCGTCGTCATCGACGAGGCGTCGCAATCGACGATCGCCGCACTCCCCGCCCTGCTGCGCGCGCGGCAGGTGCTGATCGTCGGCGACGACCGGCAGGTCAGCCCCGACGCCGGCTTCCGCGAGGAGGCGCGGATGAACCTGCTCGCCGAGCGCCATCTGTCCGGGCAGGTCGCCGATTATCGCAGCGCGTTGCGTGAGGAGAAGTCGCTGTTCGACCTCGGCACCGTCGTGTTCGCGGGCGGCGCGATCATGCTCAAGGAGCATTTCCGCTGCGTTGCGCCGATCATCGAATATGCGAAGGCGCAATTCTACAGCCACCAGCTGGTCCCGCTGCGCCTGCCGCGCGCCAGCGAACGGCTCGATCCGCCACTGGTCGACATCCTGGTCGAGGACGGTCACCGCCTTGGCAAGATCAACCCGCCGGAGGTCGATTGCATCGTCGAGCAGATCGGCCGCATCGTCGACGACCCCGCGCTCGCGCACCGCTCGATCGGCGTCACCACGCTGCTCGGCCACGAACAGGCCGGCGCGATCATGCAGGCGATCGAGCAGGTGATCGGCGCGGAGGCGATGCTGCGCCACGACATCCGCGTCGGGGAGCCGGCCGCGTTCCAGGGTGACGAGCGGGACATCATGTTCGTGTCGCTGGTGGCCGATCGCGGCAGTTCGCCGCTGTCCGGGCTGGGCTATGAACAGCGTTTCAACGTCGCGGCGTCACGCGCGCGCGACCGGATGGTGCTGGTCCGTTCGGTCGAGCTGGAGGAGCTGCGCCCCGCCGACCGCCTGCGCCGTTCGCTGATCGAGCATTTCCACGCGCCGTTCGCGGGCGACACCACGCAGGCGGCCGAACGGCGCGCGCGGTGCGAATCCGGCTTCGAGGAGGCGATGTACGATCTGCTGGTCGAACGCGGTTATCGCGTCGACACGCAGGTCGCGGTCGGCACGAAGCGGATCGACATCGTGGTCGAGGGGGCGGACGACCGCCGCCTCGCGATCGAATGCGACGGCGACCGCTTCCATGGTCCCGAACAATGGCCCGACGACATGGCGCGGCAGCGGATGCTGGAGCGTGCCGGCTGGACGATCTGGCGCTGCTTCGCGTCCCGCTTCGTGCGCGAACGCGACGCCGTGGTCGCGGAGCTGGTCGCGCTGCTCGCTGCGCGCGGGATCGTGCCGCAAACCGGCGCCGCGCTCCCGCCCGGCCGTCATACCGAGCACCGCCGCTGGCGCAGCACGCCCGCGCACGATGGCCCGGTGCCCTATGCCTGGCTGGTCGCGGTGTAGCCGCGCCTATCCGCCGATCGCCATCGCGCCGGCGGCGGCGAACCCGGCGATCGCCAGGATCCCCAGCACCCGCGCCAGCGATTCCTTGCGATAATCGGACGTCCGCTCCTCGTTTAGCCAGTAGAGACCGGCCGGCGTCTTCTCGATCGCGCCGAACGCCACCATCCGCTCGAACACGCGCCGGTCGAGCCGCGCCGCGGGCGTTTCGAAGCGCGTCGCCGTCTCCTTCGATGTCGCGCCGGCGGAGGTGAAGTGCCATGCCACGCGGTTGCGGGCCTTGGCGATCAATGCGGCCATGATGGTGCCGGACATGCGCGTTCCTCTACTTCCTGCGATTCTGGTGGCGAAGGTTGCCGGGGCGCCCACGCCGCTTCAGCACGCGCGGCGGCTTCGCGCCGCGTTCCGGCCGGTCGCGCATCGCGCCGCCGTACCGGCCCTCCGGCAGCTCGAAGCGCAGCGCCCCCGAAACCGGGTTCGCCTCCGCCAGCCGCAGCTCCAGCCGTTGCCCCTGCGCATATTCCTCGCCGCTATGCTCGCCGATCAGGCGCCGCGCGGCTTCGTCGAAGCGGAAATACTCGCCGCCCAGGTCGCGCACCGGCATCAACCCGTCGCCGCCGATCCCGTCCACGGTCGCAAAGAACCCGAAGTTGGTCACGCCCGTGATCCGCACCTCGACCAGCTCGCCCACCCGCTCGCTCAGGAACGCGGCGACATAGCGGTCGATCGTCTCGCGCTCCGCCTCCATCGCGCGGCGCTCCAGCTTGCTGATCGTCGTGCCGGCCAGCTCGAAATCCTCGTCGCCGTTCAGCCCGCCCGGACCCAGCGCATAAGCGGACACCAGCGCCCGGTGCACCATCAGGTCGGCATAGCGGCGGATCGGCGACGTGAAATGCGCGTAGCTGCCCAGCGACAAACCGAAGTGCCCGTGGTTGGCGGGGGCGTAATAGGCCTGCGTCTGCGTGCGCAGCACCTGCTCCATGATCTCGGGGCGGAACGCCACATCGCCGACCCGTTCCAGGATGCGGTTGAACATCGCCGGCTTCACGACCTGCCCCAGCGCGAACGGCACGTCGAACGTTTCGAGATAATCCTTCAGCGCCACCAGCTTCTCGCGCGCCGGCGGCTCGTGCACGCGGTACATCACCGGTGCCTTCTTCGCCTCCAGCGCCTTGGCGGCGGCAACGTTGGCGGCGATCATGTAATCCTCGATCAGCCGGTGCGCATCCAGCCGGTCGCGCGGCGCGACCGACATGATCCGCCCCTTCTCGTCCAGCACGACACGCCGCTCGGGCAGATCGAGGTCGAGCGGCTCGCGCTTGTCGCGCGCTTCCGCCAGCGCGCGCCAGCATTCCCAGAGCGGCACCAGCGCGGTTTCCGTCAACGCGGCATCCCAGTCGAAGCCGCCACCGGCCGCCGCCGGCCCGTCGCCGCCGGCGGATGCGCGCGCATCGATCGCCGCCTGCGCTTCCTCATAGGCGATGTTCGCCGCCAGCCGCACCACCGCGCGCGTGAAGCGCCACGCCTTCAGCGCGCCATGCTTCGACACCTGCAAGTGACACGCCAGCGCCGCGCGATCCTCGCCGGCCTTCAACGAACAGACGTCCGCCGACAGCACCTCGGGCAGCATCGGCACCACGCGGTCGGGGAAATAGACCGAATTGCCGCGCGCGCGCGCCTCGCGGTCGATGGCGCTGCCGGGCCGGACATAGAAACTGACGTCGGCGATCGCGACGATCGCCTTCCACCCGCCCGCATTGGCGGGATCGTCGTCGGGCGCCGCCCACACCGCATCGTCATGGTCGCGCGCATCGGCCGGATCGATCGCGACGATCGGGATCGCGGTCAGGTCTTCGCGGTCCGTCCCCAACGGTTGCCGCGCGACGCGCTGCGCCTCGTCCAGCGCCTCCTGCGCGAACGTATCGGGGATGCCGTGCTTGTGGATCGCGATCAGCGAGAAGCTGCGCGGCGCGAACGGATCGCCCAGCCGCTGCACCACCTTGGCGGTGACGCGCGGCGGCCGCCCGGCCAGTTCGGCCATCACCAGATCGCCCGCGGCCGCCTCGCCGGCGTCGGAGACCGCATATTCGCGACGCTCCTTCTTCTCGACACCCTGCAACCACAGGCGGTCCCCCTCGCGCCGCAGCACCCCGATGACCTGCTCGGACGTCGGCGCCAGCACCTTCATCGGGTGCGCGGTCCAGCCGCCGCCGGTCTCCTCGGTTCGCGCCAGGATGCGCTCGCCGACGCCCAGCGCGCCACCCTTGCGATCGCGCACGCGGATCCGCGGCGCCGGCACGTCCGCCTCCCAGCGCTCCGGCGCACCCCACACGTTCCCGCCGCTGTCGACGTCGACGATGCGCAGCACCGTCACTTTGGGCAACCCGCCCATCTTGTGGAAGGCGCGGCCGGGCGCGGCGTCGATCAATCCTTCGTCGCCCATGTCCTTCAACAGCGCCTTGAGCGCGATCTTCTGCTGCGCGGTCAGGCCGAACGCACGCGCGATCTCGCGCTTGCCGGCCGGCGTCGCGGATCCGGTGATGAAGTCGAGGATCTGCTCGCGCGTCGGCAGGCCGGGGCTGGGTTTCTTTGGCACGGATGCGAGATAGGGGTTGCGGCGCGGGAAAGCCAATGCCGACGCCGCTTCGCTGCCGTCCGACTTGAAGGCAGCCCGGGTCCGTCGAGGCCTCGCTCGACGCCGACGAAGCGTAAACCGCGCCTGACGTCGGACGCCTTCGTGGGAAAAGCGCCCTTTCCCCCGCCTACCGCCCCGCCGACGTCATCCCGCTGATCGGATGCGCCGGTTCCGCCGACATTGTGCGGACCAGCGTTTCGAAGCGATCCCCCGCCACGCGGATCTCGTTGAACGCCGGCGGCGAATTGCGCGTCCGCTTCGACAGCGTTCCCGCCCCGATCATCCGCACCCGCCAGCCGTTGCGCTCATAGGTCATGTCGAACGGATCGTGGACGTGCCCGGACAGCACGGCATGTACCCCGGCATCGGCCAGCGCCGCCAGTGCGACGTCGCCGCGCTTCGTCTTCG
The genomic region above belongs to Sphingomonas phyllosphaerae 5.2 and contains:
- a CDS encoding AAA domain-containing protein, translated to MTERERLQALIDYVEASERDRLPRVIDMADYRGFRRAGDELLRLPAVLVNVADAGEPVWLRVERLARRAPPIPVDTALRDWIDLRDDPATPPTLHVERALPGTGTPLRLADLPARDAIDAALAVYRRTMWTPWSLDEHLRRQTIALYNALFALRQALDGAATQPVELVVGIGIARWARPPGRLHHPLLTVAVELALDDADHAIVLRPRSETPPLLETAALDALDVTGVDEWRGVAQAQLDALAGSISPFAPDDVAPILRRAVALLDPDGHYLPDLGERPAPPPGTLQVDDTWVLLERPRRATQLMEDLHRFRHAIDDAVDLPAAVRVLVQPPADVPASEDYAPCRGVSTIPGVTSADGTGDDLFFPLPFNREQVEVVRRLGVRPGVVVQGPPGTGKTHTIANIISHYLATGKRVLVTSQKAPALKVLRDKLPAAVRPLAVSLLDSDRDGLKQFQESVDVIADRIHRTRPADARRQIAALDTRIDALHRGLAAIDREVDDIGRGAMTAATIDGATITPADAARRVVAASDDAAWLSDPLDIVAAHEPAFDEEAVARLRRARKQVGGRVTALGDAPPPADLPDAAAVAALHHDLCDASTVARAIGPDDRLAGDTDAAALDAVRALLADLRAAWRRATDPGDAALLARWRTDRDDPALTAIAGLEAEAMALAAEARHFITRPVALPADPDPALRDWITRRAAGAEPGLLHSLFARPVVAQLAAVRLSGRAPGTAADWGEVARYLAAIAAAERLSAAWNHAAALAGLAPVAGHDPAVAEAMKRELARAAGWRAVVAQEDAATVAVRRLLPCWAGTLAGEDAAAGALLDVIDRHVRLAKLEAGRTTLAAWRRRVEAVAGLPGSEWRAILSEMVGAPGIDAAHLARRWQAALDEAAALRALAPAFATIRDVTAGIAENGAPAWATRCRTEPVTGIEDPATPADWRARWTLRRLATWLARVDRHDRLRALGTMRSDHEQQLARAYEEAIEARTWLGLAEKASDQVRAALAAYAQAMRRIGRGTGVRAARYRLDARAAADRAKNALPCWIMPHYRVSESLPAELGLFDLVVIDEASQSTIAALPALLRARQVLIVGDDRQVSPDAGFREEARMNLLAERHLSGQVADYRSALREEKSLFDLGTVVFAGGAIMLKEHFRCVAPIIEYAKAQFYSHQLVPLRLPRASERLDPPLVDILVEDGHRLGKINPPEVDCIVEQIGRIVDDPALAHRSIGVTTLLGHEQAGAIMQAIEQVIGAEAMLRHDIRVGEPAAFQGDERDIMFVSLVADRGSSPLSGLGYEQRFNVAASRARDRMVLVRSVELEELRPADRLRRSLIEHFHAPFAGDTTQAAERRARCESGFEEAMYDLLVERGYRVDTQVAVGTKRIDIVVEGADDRRLAIECDGDRFHGPEQWPDDMARQRMLERAGWTIWRCFASRFVRERDAVVAELVALLAARGIVPQTGAALPPGRHTEHRRWRSTPAHDGPVPYAWLVAV
- a CDS encoding ribonuclease R family protein encodes the protein MPKKPSPGLPTREQILDFITGSATPAGKREIARAFGLTAQQKIALKALLKDMGDEGLIDAAPGRAFHKMGGLPKVTVLRIVDVDSGGNVWGAPERWEADVPAPRIRVRDRKGGALGVGERILARTEETGGGWTAHPMKVLAPTSEQVIGVLRREGDRLWLQGVEKKERREYAVSDAGEAAAGDLVMAELAGRPPRVTAKVVQRLGDPFAPRSFSLIAIHKHGIPDTFAQEALDEAQRVARQPLGTDREDLTAIPIVAIDPADARDHDDAVWAAPDDDPANAGGWKAIVAIADVSFYVRPGSAIDREARARGNSVYFPDRVVPMLPEVLSADVCSLKAGEDRAALACHLQVSKHGALKAWRFTRAVVRLAANIAYEEAQAAIDARASAGGDGPAAAGGGFDWDAALTETALVPLWECWRALAEARDKREPLDLDLPERRVVLDEKGRIMSVAPRDRLDAHRLIEDYMIAANVAAAKALEAKKAPVMYRVHEPPAREKLVALKDYLETFDVPFALGQVVKPAMFNRILERVGDVAFRPEIMEQVLRTQTQAYYAPANHGHFGLSLGSYAHFTSPIRRYADLMVHRALVSAYALGPGGLNGDEDFELAGTTISKLERRAMEAERETIDRYVAAFLSERVGELVEVRITGVTNFGFFATVDGIGGDGLMPVRDLGGEYFRFDEAARRLIGEHSGEEYAQGQRLELRLAEANPVSGALRFELPEGRYGGAMRDRPERGAKPPRVLKRRGRPGNLRHQNRRK